One Amycolatopsis sp. NBC_00355 genomic window carries:
- a CDS encoding amino-acid N-acetyltransferase — protein MTIVPSDSPRPTARRARIADIRKIKALVDADAGRVLLEKDLVTLYETVQEFWVAEAAGEVLGAAALHVLWEDIGELRTVVVDKAARGQGVGRLLVARLVDEARELGLRRLFVLTFETGFFAGHGFVEIDGTPVSHEVYEEMRRSHDTGVAEFLDLPYVKPNTLGNSRMLLEL, from the coding sequence TTGACGATCGTGCCGTCCGACTCGCCCCGCCCGACCGCCCGCCGTGCCCGGATCGCCGACATCCGCAAGATCAAGGCCCTGGTCGACGCGGACGCGGGCCGCGTGCTGCTGGAGAAGGACCTGGTCACGCTCTACGAGACGGTCCAGGAGTTCTGGGTCGCCGAAGCGGCGGGCGAGGTCCTCGGCGCGGCCGCCCTGCACGTCCTCTGGGAGGACATCGGCGAACTGCGCACCGTCGTGGTCGACAAGGCCGCCCGCGGCCAGGGTGTCGGGCGGCTGCTGGTCGCCCGCCTCGTCGACGAGGCCCGTGAGCTCGGTCTCCGGCGGCTGTTCGTGCTGACCTTCGAAACCGGCTTCTTCGCCGGGCACGGCTTCGTCGAGATCGACGGCACCCCGGTGTCGCACGAGGTCTACGAGGAGATGCGGCGCTCGCACGACACCGGCGTCGCCGAATTCCTCGACCTGCCGTATGTCAAGCCCAACACCCTGGGCAATTCACGCATGTTGCTCGAACTCTGA
- a CDS encoding quinone-dependent dihydroorotate dehydrogenase: MFFDKIVRPALYRLSYHDPELVHERTIGVLSRLGKATSALSRVYRVDDPATVLGLRFPNRVGLAAGMDKNGRALPAWAGLGFGFVEVGTVTRLAQPGNPKPRLFTLPETDAVINRMGFNNDGAEALAAKLAREGKPGVPLGISIGKSKLTPLEDAVEDYRFSLRALHPYADYFAINVSSPNTPGLRQLQDRAALAELLGELRSTSVELAGGAAPTPVLVKVAPDLTDDALAELLEVSLDHGVAGIIATNTTLSRDGIAAAESGLAGQAGGLSGRPLTTRAAEVVRFVHDHTGGSLPIIGVGGILGPDDAVRLVDAGASLVQLYTGFALHGPGLVRRVSRGLAARR; the protein is encoded by the coding sequence GTGTTCTTCGACAAGATCGTCCGCCCGGCGCTGTACCGCCTGTCCTACCACGACCCCGAGCTGGTGCACGAGCGCACGATCGGCGTCCTCTCCCGCCTCGGCAAGGCCACTTCGGCGCTGAGCCGCGTGTACCGCGTCGACGACCCGGCGACGGTGCTGGGCCTGCGCTTCCCCAATCGCGTCGGCCTCGCCGCCGGGATGGACAAGAACGGCCGCGCGCTGCCCGCGTGGGCCGGGCTCGGTTTCGGTTTTGTCGAGGTCGGCACGGTGACGCGGCTGGCGCAGCCGGGCAACCCGAAGCCGCGGCTGTTCACCCTCCCCGAGACCGACGCGGTGATCAACCGCATGGGCTTCAACAACGACGGCGCCGAGGCGCTCGCGGCGAAGCTCGCGCGGGAGGGCAAACCGGGCGTGCCGCTCGGGATCAGCATCGGCAAGTCGAAGCTCACCCCACTCGAAGACGCCGTCGAGGACTACCGGTTCTCGCTGCGCGCGCTGCACCCGTACGCCGACTACTTCGCGATCAACGTCAGTTCCCCGAACACACCGGGGCTGCGTCAGCTGCAGGACCGCGCGGCGCTGGCCGAGCTGCTGGGCGAGCTGCGGTCGACGTCCGTGGAGCTGGCCGGCGGCGCCGCGCCGACGCCGGTGCTGGTCAAGGTCGCCCCCGACCTGACCGACGACGCACTGGCCGAGCTCCTGGAAGTCAGCCTGGACCACGGCGTCGCCGGGATCATCGCCACGAACACCACCCTCTCCCGCGACGGCATCGCGGCCGCGGAAAGCGGCCTGGCCGGACAGGCGGGAGGGCTGTCCGGCCGGCCGCTGACCACCCGCGCGGCCGAGGTCGTGCGGTTCGTGCACGACCACACCGGCGGGAGCCTGCCGATCATCGGCGTCGGCGGCATCCTCGGCCCCGACGACGCCGTCCGGCTGGTGGACGCCGGCGCGTCGCTCGTGCAGCTCTACACCGGGTTCGCGCTGCACGGGCCGGGGCTGGTCCGCCGCGTCAGCCGGGGGCTCGCGGCCCGGCGGTAG
- a CDS encoding PspA/IM30 family protein produces MANPFVKFWKYMMAAFSSKIDEHADPKVQIQQAIEEAQRNHQALTQQAASVIGNQRQLEMKLNRQLSDVEKLQASTRQALVLADEARGKGDEQKATEFETAAESFATQLVTAEQNIEDLKTLHDQSLQAAAQAKKAVERNSQMLQQKLAERTKLLSQLEQAKMQEQVSASLNQMSQLAAPGNTPSLEEVRDKIEKRYTTALGQAELAQNSVQGRMMEVQASTTQFAGQSRLEQIRASMRGDSVAQVTDGGAAAAQKPAASSADIQREIQARVQAEQGKNPA; encoded by the coding sequence ATGGCCAACCCGTTCGTGAAGTTCTGGAAGTACATGATGGCGGCGTTCTCGTCGAAGATCGACGAGCACGCCGACCCGAAGGTACAGATCCAGCAGGCCATCGAGGAGGCGCAGCGCAACCACCAGGCGCTGACGCAGCAGGCCGCCTCCGTGATCGGCAACCAGCGTCAGCTGGAGATGAAGCTCAACCGGCAGCTCAGCGACGTCGAGAAGCTGCAGGCCTCGACCCGCCAGGCCCTCGTCCTCGCGGACGAGGCCCGGGGCAAGGGTGACGAGCAGAAGGCGACCGAGTTCGAGACCGCCGCGGAGAGCTTCGCGACGCAGCTCGTCACGGCCGAGCAGAACATCGAGGACCTCAAGACGCTGCACGACCAGTCGCTGCAGGCGGCGGCCCAGGCCAAGAAGGCCGTGGAGCGCAACTCGCAGATGCTGCAGCAGAAGCTGGCCGAGCGCACCAAGCTGCTCTCGCAGCTGGAGCAGGCGAAGATGCAGGAGCAGGTCTCCGCTTCGCTGAACCAGATGAGCCAGCTGGCCGCGCCGGGCAACACGCCGTCGCTGGAAGAGGTCCGCGACAAGATCGAGAAGCGCTACACCACGGCGCTCGGTCAAGCGGAACTCGCTCAGAACTCGGTCCAGGGCCGCATGATGGAGGTCCAGGCCTCCACCACGCAGTTCGCCGGGCAGTCGCGGCTCGAGCAGATCCGCGCGTCGATGCGCGGCGACTCGGTCGCCCAGGTGACCGACGGCGGCGCGGCGGCGGCCCAGAAGCCGGCCGCCAGCTCGGCCGACATCCAGCGTGAGATCCAGGCGCGCGTGCAGGCGGAGCAGGGCAAGAACCCGGCTTGA
- the rimO gene encoding 30S ribosomal protein S12 methylthiotransferase RimO: MPSPTTEPAATRRVSLLTLGCARNEVDSEELAGRLAAGGWELAADPEDSDVVVVNTCGFVESAKKDSVDTLLAASDTGKKVVAVGCMAERYGHELADSLPEADAVLGFDHYADLSDRLDDVVAGRKVASHTPGDRRKLLPISPVQRPAAAENVEVPGHAQHGWGPRVLRTRLDDSPVAALKIASGCDRRCSFCAIPSFRGSFVSRQPDEIVAEAMWLAEHGVKELFLVSENSTSYGKDFGRDGATALERLLPRLAEIDGIERVRVSYLQPAETRPQLVKAIATTPGVAEYFDLSFQHSSEQVLRRMRRFGSTDSFLALTEQIREYAPEAGIRTNVIVGFPGETEHDLAELERFLTGARLDAVGVFGYSDEDGTEAEGFDGKLDPQVVTERVTRISALVEELTSQRAEDRIGTFVDVLVELDDDGELTGRAAHQAPEVDGECVILDAPEKTETSGASPRAGGSATRTPAKRPQVGDFLRCEVVDSAGVDLIVRAAPDADR, from the coding sequence GTGCCTTCTCCCACCACGGAACCTGCCGCCACCCGACGCGTCTCCCTGCTGACCCTGGGCTGCGCCCGCAACGAGGTCGACTCGGAGGAGCTGGCGGGCCGGCTGGCGGCCGGCGGCTGGGAGCTGGCGGCCGATCCGGAGGACTCCGACGTCGTGGTGGTCAACACCTGCGGCTTCGTCGAGTCGGCCAAGAAGGACTCCGTCGACACGCTGCTGGCGGCCTCCGACACCGGCAAGAAGGTCGTCGCGGTCGGCTGCATGGCCGAGCGCTACGGCCACGAGCTGGCCGACAGCCTGCCGGAGGCGGACGCCGTCCTCGGCTTCGACCACTACGCCGACCTTTCCGACCGCCTCGACGACGTCGTCGCCGGCCGCAAGGTCGCCTCGCACACGCCGGGCGACCGCCGCAAGCTGCTGCCGATCAGCCCGGTCCAGCGGCCCGCCGCGGCCGAGAACGTCGAGGTCCCGGGCCACGCGCAGCACGGCTGGGGCCCGCGGGTGCTGCGCACGCGCCTGGACGACTCCCCGGTGGCCGCGCTGAAGATCGCCTCCGGCTGCGACCGGCGCTGCTCCTTCTGCGCCATCCCGTCCTTCCGCGGCTCCTTCGTTTCCCGTCAGCCGGACGAGATCGTCGCCGAGGCGATGTGGCTGGCCGAGCACGGTGTCAAGGAACTGTTCCTGGTCAGCGAGAACTCGACGTCCTACGGCAAGGACTTCGGCCGCGACGGCGCCACCGCGCTGGAGCGGCTGCTGCCGCGCCTGGCGGAGATCGACGGCATCGAGCGCGTCCGCGTCTCCTACCTGCAGCCGGCCGAGACGCGCCCGCAGCTGGTCAAGGCCATCGCGACCACGCCGGGCGTCGCCGAGTACTTCGACCTGTCGTTCCAGCACTCCAGCGAGCAGGTGCTGCGCCGGATGCGCCGGTTCGGCTCGACCGACTCCTTCCTCGCGCTGACCGAGCAGATCCGCGAGTACGCGCCCGAGGCGGGCATCCGCACCAACGTGATCGTCGGGTTCCCCGGCGAGACCGAGCACGACCTGGCCGAGCTGGAGCGCTTCCTCACCGGCGCCCGGCTCGACGCGGTCGGCGTCTTCGGCTACTCCGACGAGGACGGCACCGAGGCCGAGGGCTTCGACGGCAAGCTCGACCCCCAGGTGGTCACCGAGCGCGTCACGCGGATCTCGGCGCTCGTCGAGGAGCTGACCTCGCAGCGCGCGGAAGACCGGATCGGCACCTTCGTCGATGTCCTGGTCGAGCTGGACGACGACGGCGAGCTGACCGGCCGCGCCGCGCACCAGGCCCCCGAGGTCGACGGCGAGTGCGTCATCCTCGACGCCCCGGAGAAGACTGAGACATCCGGGGCTTCGCCCCGAGCCGGGGGCTCCGCCACCCGGACCCCCGCCAAGCGGCCCCAGGTGGGTGATTTCCTCCGGTGCGAGGTCGTCGACTCGGCGGGTGTCGACCTGATCGTGCGCGCGGCACCGGACGCCGACCGGTGA
- the pspM gene encoding phage shock envelope stress response protein PspM gives MGQQQGRGRDFNEFSAKLEKHIEKLPEYAQRAQEKLQKVQRYFPPADQAGGKPGTARPSYQRPNPLQRPRSAGSRMPDLSSLASVANQVPAFAEARTKWNRWNDPAAKLARRKRRTSRALTLWILLTILCGVLAVAAGVGWISATGAAMMPQAIMAFAGAVVFGTFGVRSGLKLRGLNRVQLPATPAGPPPLPPAGSVAREPMERLAEGEASLFELLRQLSVPSSVGTMPVSEVSVADARQTADEAAAALRGLAARIQAIERGRNAAPAREQAALDAAVAKLREQLDDGLEGYGGLVAAAGHTVAAAGDGLITSKQALTDATDRLAGLAMALRELS, from the coding sequence ATGGGACAGCAGCAAGGCAGAGGCCGGGACTTCAACGAGTTCAGCGCCAAGCTCGAGAAGCACATCGAGAAGCTGCCCGAATACGCCCAGCGCGCCCAGGAGAAGCTCCAGAAGGTCCAGCGGTACTTCCCGCCGGCCGATCAGGCCGGCGGGAAGCCCGGGACCGCCCGGCCGTCCTACCAGCGGCCGAACCCGTTGCAACGACCGCGGTCAGCCGGGTCGCGGATGCCGGACCTGTCGTCGTTGGCGTCCGTGGCGAACCAGGTCCCGGCCTTCGCCGAGGCCCGGACCAAGTGGAACCGGTGGAACGACCCCGCCGCGAAGCTGGCACGCCGCAAGCGGCGGACGTCTCGCGCGCTCACGCTGTGGATCCTGCTGACGATCCTGTGCGGCGTCCTCGCCGTGGCCGCGGGCGTCGGCTGGATCAGTGCCACCGGCGCCGCGATGATGCCGCAGGCGATCATGGCCTTCGCCGGGGCCGTCGTGTTCGGCACGTTCGGCGTCCGGTCCGGGCTCAAGCTCCGTGGCCTCAACCGCGTCCAGCTGCCGGCCACCCCGGCCGGGCCGCCCCCGCTGCCGCCCGCCGGGTCGGTGGCGCGCGAGCCGATGGAACGGCTGGCCGAGGGTGAGGCGTCGCTGTTCGAGCTGCTGCGCCAGCTGTCGGTGCCGTCTTCGGTGGGCACGATGCCGGTGTCCGAAGTGTCCGTCGCGGACGCCCGCCAGACGGCCGACGAAGCCGCGGCCGCCCTGCGTGGCCTGGCGGCCCGCATCCAGGCGATCGAACGCGGCCGCAACGCCGCCCCGGCCCGTGAGCAGGCCGCGCTGGACGCGGCGGTCGCCAAGCTCCGCGAGCAGCTCGACGACGGCCTCGAAGGCTACGGCGGCCTGGTCGCCGCGGCCGGCCACACCGTCGCCGCGGCGGGCGACGGCCTGATCACGTCCAAGCAGGCCCTCACCGACGCCACCGACCGCCTGGCCGGCCTGGCGATGGCCCTGCGCGAACTCTCCTGA
- a CDS encoding helix-turn-helix domain-containing protein — translation MTVLLREAIGDRLRHARTNQRRTLRDISRAARVSLGYLSEVERGQKEASSELLASICQALDLPLGELLHHVAADVSALDNVEVAPVDERIVEGAPREKVPDRGAKASAAGIEGGRLMSDLIGNDLADLRISPAPRMNTTLRTTIGQPKLASTIAA, via the coding sequence ATGACCGTGCTGTTGCGTGAGGCGATCGGTGATCGGCTCCGTCATGCCCGCACCAACCAGCGTCGTACGCTGCGCGACATCTCCCGCGCCGCCAGGGTCAGCCTCGGCTACCTCTCCGAGGTGGAACGAGGCCAGAAGGAGGCGTCGAGCGAGCTGCTCGCGTCCATCTGCCAGGCCCTGGACCTTCCGCTCGGCGAACTGCTGCACCACGTGGCAGCGGACGTTTCGGCCCTCGACAACGTCGAGGTCGCGCCGGTCGACGAGCGGATCGTGGAAGGCGCGCCCCGGGAGAAGGTGCCCGACCGCGGTGCCAAGGCTTCGGCGGCCGGGATCGAAGGCGGCCGCCTGATGTCCGACCTGATCGGCAACGACCTCGCCGACCTGCGGATATCGCCGGCGCCACGGATGAACACCACCCTGCGCACGACGATCGGGCAGCCGAAGCTGGCTTCGACCATCGCCGCGTAG
- the atzF gene encoding allophanate hydrolase, with product MNTLPPEPDPVTPAPPSATQRVIAAFERIAEVDRPELWTTLRAVEDVLVDAKAVDERIKAGEDLPLAGTVIAVKDLIDVAGQPTTAGCPSFARVPETSATVVARLTAAGAVVLGKTNLDQFGYGLAGTRTPYGAVTSAWDRTKVAGGSSCGSAVAVALGIVDLALGTDTAGSGRIPAALNAVVGLKPTLGLLPMTGVLPASHSYDGVSVFAPGLAAGRRALALMTGPDGVDPGMRTWPADVRLGAGDHPRIAIPDEAGLAPLSAAARLAFDDTVTRLAVSGAILEPIPFDVFREAGKLVYTGSFDVESYTVIGEFLGKNPADADPTVAALVRAAGTHTAHAFAADKRRFAELKVRAARALDGFDALLVPTVPDHPELAEALADPIGVSHRLAVYSAFVNVLDLAAVTVPVLPGDRRPFGVTFVTRAFEDQIALDLATVCTDEPMTHYPEPGEDLVVFGAHLRGQPLNSRLTELGARFTGPVRTAERYRMVLLATEPPQPGVLEDVDGRALDGERWRLSPAALGRFAATLPEPFVLARVELEDGSRVLAVRCEKDATTAAPGLERYESWRGYVRFTSTAGPRAPG from the coding sequence GTGAACACGCTCCCGCCGGAACCGGACCCCGTCACGCCCGCCCCACCCAGCGCGACCCAGCGCGTCATCGCGGCCTTCGAGCGCATCGCCGAAGTCGACCGCCCCGAACTCTGGACCACGCTGCGCGCCGTCGAGGACGTCCTCGTCGACGCGAAGGCGGTCGACGAGCGGATCAAAGCGGGTGAGGACCTGCCCCTGGCGGGCACGGTCATCGCCGTGAAGGACCTGATCGACGTCGCCGGGCAGCCCACCACCGCGGGGTGCCCGTCGTTCGCCCGGGTCCCGGAAACCTCCGCCACCGTCGTCGCCCGGCTCACCGCGGCCGGCGCGGTCGTGCTCGGCAAGACCAACCTCGACCAGTTCGGCTACGGCCTCGCCGGCACCCGCACCCCGTACGGCGCCGTGACGTCGGCGTGGGACCGGACCAAGGTCGCCGGCGGCTCCAGCTGCGGCTCGGCCGTCGCCGTCGCGCTCGGCATCGTCGACCTGGCCCTGGGGACCGACACCGCGGGCTCCGGCCGGATCCCGGCCGCCCTGAACGCCGTCGTCGGGCTGAAGCCGACGCTGGGCCTGCTGCCGATGACCGGCGTCCTGCCGGCGTCGCACTCCTACGACGGCGTCTCGGTGTTCGCGCCCGGCCTGGCCGCCGGCCGCCGCGCGCTCGCCCTGATGACCGGCCCGGACGGCGTCGACCCCGGCATGCGCACCTGGCCCGCCGACGTCCGCCTCGGCGCCGGCGACCACCCGCGGATCGCGATCCCGGACGAAGCCGGCCTGGCCCCGTTGAGCGCCGCGGCCCGGCTCGCCTTCGACGACACGGTGACGCGGCTGGCGGTCTCGGGCGCGATCCTCGAACCGATCCCCTTCGACGTCTTCCGCGAGGCGGGCAAACTGGTCTACACCGGTTCGTTCGACGTCGAGAGCTACACCGTGATCGGGGAGTTCCTCGGCAAGAACCCGGCCGACGCCGACCCGACGGTCGCCGCCCTGGTCCGCGCGGCCGGCACCCACACCGCACACGCGTTCGCCGCCGACAAACGCCGGTTCGCCGAGCTGAAGGTCCGGGCCGCGCGGGCTCTCGACGGGTTCGACGCGCTCCTGGTGCCGACCGTGCCGGACCACCCGGAGCTCGCCGAGGCGCTGGCCGACCCGATCGGCGTGAGCCACCGCCTGGCCGTCTACAGCGCGTTCGTGAACGTGCTCGACCTGGCCGCGGTCACCGTCCCGGTGCTGCCGGGCGACCGCCGCCCGTTCGGCGTCACCTTCGTCACGCGCGCCTTCGAGGACCAGATCGCCCTCGACCTGGCCACCGTCTGCACGGACGAGCCGATGACGCACTACCCGGAGCCCGGCGAGGATCTCGTCGTGTTCGGCGCGCACCTGCGCGGCCAGCCGCTCAACTCCCGGCTCACCGAGCTCGGCGCCCGGTTCACCGGCCCGGTCCGGACCGCCGAGCGGTACCGGATGGTGTTGCTGGCGACCGAACCACCGCAGCCGGGCGTGCTCGAGGACGTCGACGGCCGTGCTCTCGACGGCGAGCGCTGGCGGCTGTCCCCGGCCGCGCTCGGCCGGTTCGCCGCGACGCTGCCGGAGCCGTTCGTGCTGGCCCGCGTCGAGCTCGAGGACGGGTCGCGGGTCCTGGCCGTCCGGTGCGAAAAGGACGCGACCACGGCGGCGCCGGGCCTGGAACGCTACGAATCCTGGCGCGGCTACGTGCGCTTCACGTCTACCGCCGGGCCGCGAGCCCCCGGCTGA
- a CDS encoding phospholipase — protein MRTTLRNLGATMTVAVTVGLGALMGTGTAAAVDIPTVTDQYLFHTSLSGFESTRAQKPYNGQLDWSSDGCSWSPDTPFGFQFLPGCHRHDFGYRNYKKQGRFTSANRLKIDDNLYSDLKSVCGSNVVCKGAAWTYYQAVRKFGG, from the coding sequence ATGCGCACGACACTCCGGAACCTGGGGGCCACCATGACGGTGGCCGTGACTGTCGGCTTGGGGGCCCTCATGGGCACCGGCACCGCCGCGGCCGTCGACATCCCGACGGTCACCGACCAGTACCTCTTCCACACCTCCCTCTCCGGCTTCGAGTCCACGCGGGCCCAGAAGCCCTACAACGGCCAGCTCGACTGGTCGTCCGACGGCTGTTCCTGGTCGCCGGACACCCCGTTCGGCTTCCAGTTCCTGCCGGGCTGCCACCGGCACGACTTCGGGTACCGCAACTACAAGAAGCAGGGCCGGTTCACCTCGGCGAACCGCCTGAAGATCGACGACAACCTCTACAGCGACCTGAAGAGCGTCTGCGGGTCGAACGTGGTGTGCAAGGGCGCGGCCTGGACGTACTACCAGGCCGTCCGCAAGTTCGGCGGCTGA
- the pgsA gene encoding CDP-diacylglycerol--glycerol-3-phosphate 3-phosphatidyltransferase, which translates to MSALPSDAADEGLVPPAAETTAQVPEPTPVPTLNLANLLTLSRLVLVPLFIAALFTGDGADTTWRAIATGLFAVASATDQLDGWVARKYGLITDFGKIADPIADKALTGAALVGLSILGELGWWVTIVIAVREIGVTLLRFWVIRHGVIPASRGGKAKTMAQIAAITAYLLPLPAGADPIRWALMGLALVLTVVTGVDYLVRAVRLRAAGRRATGS; encoded by the coding sequence GTGAGTGCGCTCCCGAGCGACGCCGCGGACGAGGGCCTGGTCCCGCCGGCCGCGGAGACGACGGCGCAGGTCCCGGAACCGACCCCGGTCCCGACCCTGAACCTCGCCAACCTCCTGACGCTCTCGCGGCTGGTGCTGGTCCCGCTGTTCATCGCGGCGCTGTTCACCGGCGACGGCGCCGACACGACGTGGCGCGCGATCGCCACCGGGCTGTTCGCCGTCGCCTCCGCGACCGACCAGCTCGACGGCTGGGTGGCCCGCAAGTACGGCCTGATCACCGACTTCGGCAAGATCGCCGACCCGATCGCGGACAAGGCGCTCACCGGCGCGGCGCTGGTGGGCTTGAGCATCCTCGGCGAGCTCGGCTGGTGGGTCACGATCGTGATCGCCGTCCGGGAGATCGGCGTCACCCTGCTGCGCTTCTGGGTGATCCGGCACGGCGTGATCCCGGCCAGCCGCGGTGGCAAGGCCAAGACGATGGCCCAGATCGCCGCGATCACCGCCTACCTGCTGCCGCTGCCGGCCGGCGCCGACCCGATCCGCTGGGCGCTGATGGGCCTGGCGCTGGTGCTGACCGTGGTCACCGGCGTCGACTACCTGGTCCGGGCGGTGCGGCTGCGCGCGGCCGGACGTCGCGCCACCGGAAGCTGA